The following coding sequences are from one Lolium rigidum isolate FL_2022 chromosome 6, APGP_CSIRO_Lrig_0.1, whole genome shotgun sequence window:
- the LOC124659698 gene encoding NAD(P)H dehydrogenase (quinone) FQR1-like, giving the protein MAVKVYVVYYSMYGHVAKLADEIKKGASSVEGVEAKIWQVPETLPEDVLGKMGAPPKLDAPVITPQELAEADGILFGFPTRFGMMAAQMKAFFDATGGLWREQSLAGKPAGIFFSTGTQGGGQETTALTTVTQLTHHGMVFVPVGYTFGAKLFDMEKVQGGSPYGAGTFAADGSRWPSEMELEHAFHQGQYFAGIAKKLKGSA; this is encoded by the exons ATGGCGGTCAAGGTCTATGTCGT GTATTACTCCATGTATGGACATGTTGCTAAACTAGCTGACGAGATCAAGAAAGGTGCCTCGTCAGTTGAAGGTGTAGAGGCCAAAATATGGCAG GTCCCTGAAACTCTCCCCGAGGATGTACTTGGAAAGATGGGCGCACCTCCTAAGCTTGATGCCCCAGTCATAACACCACAAGAACTTGCGGAGGCAGATGGGATTCTCTTTGGATTTCCTACAAGGTTTGGCATGATGGCTGCGCAAATGAAGGCATTCTTTGACGCAACTGGTGGCTTGTGGAGGGAGCAGAGCCTTGCAGGCAAACCTGCTGGCATTTTCTTCAGTACTGGAACTCAGGGTGGTGGTCAGGAGACTACAGC GTTGACCACTGTGACCCAGTTGACTCATCACGGCATGGTATTTGTGCCTGTCGGATACACCTTTGGTGCCAAGCTGTTTGACATGGAGAAAGTTCAGGGCGGCAGCCCCTACGGCGCGGGCACATTTGCGGCCGACGGTTCTAGGTGGCCATCTGAGATGGAGCTGGAGCACGCCTTCCACCAAGGCCAGTACTTTGCGGGCATCGCGAAGAAGCTCAAGGGCTCTGCTTGA